A single region of the Streptomyces sp. NBC_00236 genome encodes:
- a CDS encoding ATP-binding protein, with product MTSNPSLPVRPLPTAQRRFPWHHFSMRFSSTPRGARLARRLAGERFDAWGIPYGSDTHDALTLVVAELSANAVCHGLVPGRDFRLCVSAEGTALRIEVTDTRGERIPVPTEPSDDLDGDGGRGLVLVAALADRWGWYPCTDGPGKTVWAVLGTGPARRLDSRAHPLPPAALGRGSVLPGVGEGV from the coding sequence ATGACCAGCAATCCCTCACTCCCCGTGCGCCCACTTCCGACCGCCCAACGCCGCTTCCCGTGGCACCACTTCTCGATGCGCTTCAGCTCCACGCCCCGCGGCGCCCGCCTCGCCCGGCGGCTGGCCGGTGAGCGGTTCGACGCGTGGGGCATCCCGTACGGCAGCGACACGCATGACGCGCTGACGCTCGTCGTCGCCGAGCTGAGCGCCAACGCGGTGTGCCACGGGCTCGTCCCCGGCCGCGATTTCCGGCTGTGCGTGTCCGCCGAGGGCACCGCTCTGCGCATCGAGGTCACCGACACTCGCGGCGAACGCATCCCCGTCCCCACCGAACCGTCGGACGACTTGGACGGCGACGGCGGCCGCGGTCTCGTTCTGGTAGCCGCGCTGGCGGATCGCTGGGGCTGGTACCCGTGCACGGACGGGCCCGGCAAGACGGTCTGGGCCGTTCTGGGAACGGGGCCGGCGCGCCGACTCGACAGCCGCGCGCACCCGTTGCCCCCTGCGGCGCTCGGCCGCGGATCAGTCCTGCCGGGCGTCGGCGAGGGTGTGTAG
- a CDS encoding AIPR family protein, with product MNNRNADKSDGDVILQVRQVEQALRTVYLEPGLLDASDLEGMRPDEREPRLLSRALTAQAVRMVTGFSPREAAGTVIDGQADKGIDAIAVVDGPDPHVYLVQGKWSKKGAAKGERLAVMELLAGLRLIDDEDFAAFNPRGRQLAELAKTVMSKGPVPVTQVVVLMRADDVGEGFRHALIDGEKEFNQHGDVLNHRIILAPEVWASVRKDLAPRPVELTADLFPWFAISAPYESYQGVIEAEQVAQWVDHGSDLFNLNIRNPLGRTPINNELIDTLNEQPAHFWYFNNGVTVLCESVEKTQQSMRTPHTRPLSLTLHNASVVNGAQTVRSVAEAVAGDDAAASAQVGVRIIVTGKAADFARQTTQANNRQNRVEARDFIALDSVQAAILDEMRAELGLEYSVRRSELDPHPDTGCSVVEGACALACAHPDSQYAARIASTLDVLWERGTQGIYDTLFRPQPSAYLLWNTVQVLREVRRNLHQLRPRYEGRGVALTEHGAYLLTHLVFRRLDTEAIDEPDPKLEWAAQAIARTPQLVGELLPAVASTIDELYTERSQIRAVCADVDRCREIADQVLGAATAADGTAPPDKYRRTPAQRKRRRPNAVSVLIDKAVLSEGDPLTLTTGYPLEAEALRDWLAEDEKRSRATWRPHRTKPILWAADGKPYSPSGLVSLMWKLAQWEKRPVANQGTARWSTASGETLADLAWRILDELDEPDEGSERVD from the coding sequence ATGAACAATCGGAATGCCGACAAGAGCGACGGCGACGTCATCCTGCAGGTTCGCCAGGTGGAGCAGGCACTGCGCACCGTCTACTTGGAACCGGGGCTGCTCGATGCCAGTGACCTGGAAGGGATGCGGCCGGACGAGCGGGAGCCGCGCCTGTTGTCACGCGCGCTGACAGCGCAGGCCGTGCGCATGGTTACAGGGTTCAGTCCGCGGGAAGCAGCCGGCACGGTTATTGACGGCCAGGCCGACAAAGGCATCGATGCCATCGCTGTCGTCGACGGGCCAGATCCGCACGTCTATCTGGTTCAAGGTAAGTGGAGCAAGAAGGGCGCAGCAAAGGGTGAGCGACTGGCTGTCATGGAGCTGCTGGCTGGTCTGCGGCTCATCGACGACGAGGACTTCGCCGCGTTCAATCCGCGCGGCCGCCAGCTGGCGGAGCTCGCCAAGACCGTCATGTCCAAAGGCCCTGTTCCGGTCACTCAGGTTGTCGTTCTCATGCGGGCAGACGACGTGGGTGAGGGGTTCCGTCATGCCTTGATCGATGGAGAGAAGGAGTTCAACCAGCACGGGGACGTGCTGAACCATCGCATCATCCTTGCCCCGGAAGTCTGGGCATCGGTCCGCAAGGACCTAGCTCCCCGGCCGGTTGAGCTCACGGCCGATCTGTTCCCATGGTTCGCGATCAGCGCTCCGTACGAGTCGTATCAAGGTGTCATCGAGGCTGAGCAGGTAGCCCAGTGGGTAGATCACGGATCTGACCTCTTCAACCTCAACATCCGCAATCCGCTTGGCAGAACTCCGATCAACAACGAACTGATCGACACCCTCAATGAGCAACCGGCTCACTTCTGGTACTTCAACAATGGCGTCACCGTGCTGTGCGAATCGGTTGAGAAGACGCAGCAATCCATGCGAACGCCCCACACGCGACCGCTCAGTCTGACGCTGCACAACGCCAGTGTCGTCAACGGCGCTCAGACCGTCAGATCCGTCGCCGAGGCGGTCGCCGGAGATGATGCCGCCGCTTCGGCGCAGGTCGGCGTACGGATCATCGTGACGGGCAAAGCCGCAGACTTCGCCAGACAGACAACTCAGGCCAACAACCGTCAGAACCGTGTGGAGGCGCGTGATTTCATCGCGCTCGACTCGGTGCAGGCAGCCATCCTTGACGAGATGCGAGCCGAACTCGGGCTGGAGTACAGCGTCCGACGCAGCGAGCTGGACCCGCATCCGGACACCGGCTGCTCGGTCGTCGAAGGGGCGTGTGCACTAGCCTGCGCGCATCCTGACAGCCAGTACGCGGCTCGCATCGCATCAACCCTGGACGTGTTGTGGGAGCGGGGAACGCAGGGGATCTACGACACCCTGTTCCGCCCGCAGCCGAGTGCCTACCTCCTGTGGAACACGGTGCAGGTCCTCAGAGAGGTCCGTCGCAACCTTCATCAACTACGGCCTCGCTACGAGGGACGAGGCGTCGCCCTCACCGAGCATGGGGCCTATCTGCTCACGCACTTGGTCTTCCGCAGGCTCGACACCGAAGCCATCGACGAGCCTGACCCAAAATTGGAGTGGGCCGCTCAAGCGATTGCGCGGACTCCGCAGCTGGTGGGTGAGCTACTGCCCGCCGTAGCCTCCACGATCGACGAGCTCTATACCGAGCGCTCGCAGATCCGGGCCGTGTGCGCGGATGTCGACCGCTGCCGCGAGATCGCGGATCAGGTACTCGGCGCCGCTACGGCGGCGGACGGAACCGCGCCTCCGGACAAGTACCGCCGCACACCTGCGCAGCGCAAGCGTCGGCGCCCAAATGCCGTCTCCGTCCTGATCGACAAGGCTGTGCTCTCCGAGGGTGACCCGCTCACCCTCACGACCGGGTACCCGCTGGAAGCCGAAGCCCTCCGGGATTGGCTGGCTGAGGACGAGAAGCGGTCGCGAGCAACGTGGCGCCCGCACCGCACCAAACCGATTCTCTGGGCCGCCGACGGCAAACCGTACTCACCCTCCGGACTGGTCTCCCTCATGTGGAAGCTCGCGCAGTGGGAGAAACGGCCCGTGGCCAACCAAGGAACAGCACGGTGGTCGACTGCTTCGGGCGAGACGCTCGCCGACCTGGCCTGGCGGATTCTCGACGAACTGGACGAGCCGGACGAAGGTTCGGAGCGCGTCGACTGA
- a CDS encoding type I restriction endonuclease subunit R, whose product MSPIHSESAFGDAIVAAMTERGWHEARPEDYQADLGLDTNELFTFLGESQIREWDELLAVYGNDVNAAQRGFAQRLDKAISEEGLLKVLRNGVKDRGVRLRVAYFKPNLVADDSVLDGYRANRLTVVRELAYATKQADWNNRLDLTLFLNGIPVATAELKNPLTRQGVEHAKEQYRADRDPTELIFTRRVIANFAVDPDLVFVATQLRGKNTRFLPFNTGSNGAGLPGGAGNPAPTAYGTYATSYLWEQVWARDNWLDLLQRYVHQQKTKTPGGGTTKSTIFPRFHQWDVVKKLTTHASIHGVGQNYLVMASAGSGKSNTIGWLAHRLSDLHADTDPRTLDPDALATGRIKPGSPVFDKVIVITDRRNLDAQLRETVGSFSQTEGLVVKVDEKHGSKSEQLARALSRDTGKIVTVTLHSFPALLDYIQRNPTEISGTSFAIIVDEAHSSQSGDAATAVRAALRDLGLDSDSDDQGATAVTLDEKLKKKAAERSQAANLSYFAFTATPKAKTLELFGTEDTVDGKAAYRPFHTYSMRQAIEEGFILDPLRNYVTYNTYWKLVNENPDEREVDPSKANTLLARYALTHESTVTQHAQVIVEHFLTHSRGRLGGRAKSMVVTATRQSAAEMARAIKSYIKDREYDTKYPDLGVLVAFSGSLTVGDDTDETTEAKENGGIPERALPKAFAYTRADDKAVSAGGRGQQEYKILVVAEKYQTGFDQPLLTTMYVNKTLTGISAVQTLSRLNRTADRKTQADLAVLDFVNDAQDIQDAFRPYFEEANTLPSDPNLLYTAQSRVMSAPIISESEMDEFATAYFAAKEKAAGSQAKWEKLHAELYRLLSPAVARFTPLLESEEDDDVETAEDFRADLNDYVRKYGFLAQIVPYRDPELERLHLYGRYLLNRLPRRADGGVDIGEIDLSHLRVEKTGEHDVSLSPEGAAELPGFGDGTGGAAEAEKSLLSELIDAFNAKFGTEFTEDDVRKPFKKTTEDPKVRAAAVVNDEANFGKVFDRAFADNMADHIESTAGIGRQYFGPDKDFRSSLDRSARRAAWRMIRREENVDE is encoded by the coding sequence GTGAGCCCCATACACAGCGAGTCCGCCTTCGGCGACGCCATCGTCGCAGCCATGACCGAGCGCGGCTGGCACGAGGCGCGACCCGAGGACTATCAGGCCGACCTCGGCCTCGACACCAACGAACTGTTCACGTTCCTCGGCGAGAGCCAGATCCGCGAGTGGGACGAACTCCTCGCCGTCTACGGCAACGACGTCAACGCCGCCCAGCGCGGCTTCGCCCAGCGCCTCGACAAGGCCATCAGCGAAGAGGGCCTCCTCAAGGTCCTCCGCAACGGCGTAAAGGACCGGGGCGTCCGTCTCCGCGTGGCCTACTTCAAGCCGAATCTGGTCGCCGACGACTCCGTGCTCGACGGCTACCGGGCCAACCGCCTCACCGTCGTACGCGAACTCGCCTACGCCACCAAGCAGGCCGACTGGAACAACCGGCTTGACCTGACCTTGTTCCTGAACGGCATCCCCGTCGCCACCGCCGAGCTGAAGAACCCGCTCACCCGGCAGGGCGTCGAGCACGCCAAGGAGCAGTACCGCGCCGACCGCGACCCCACCGAGCTGATCTTCACCCGCCGCGTCATCGCCAACTTCGCCGTGGACCCGGATCTCGTCTTCGTCGCCACCCAGCTCCGGGGCAAGAACACCCGCTTCCTCCCGTTCAACACCGGCTCCAACGGCGCTGGCCTGCCCGGTGGTGCCGGAAACCCGGCCCCGACCGCGTACGGCACCTACGCCACCTCCTACCTGTGGGAGCAGGTCTGGGCGCGGGACAACTGGCTGGACCTGCTTCAGCGTTACGTGCACCAGCAGAAGACCAAGACGCCTGGCGGCGGGACCACCAAGTCGACGATCTTCCCGCGCTTCCACCAGTGGGACGTCGTCAAGAAGCTGACCACTCATGCTTCCATCCACGGCGTGGGCCAGAACTACCTCGTGATGGCGTCCGCCGGTTCCGGTAAGTCGAACACCATCGGGTGGCTCGCCCACCGCCTGAGCGACCTCCACGCCGACACCGATCCCCGCACACTCGACCCCGACGCGCTCGCGACCGGCCGGATCAAGCCGGGCTCACCCGTGTTCGACAAAGTCATCGTCATCACGGACCGCCGCAACCTCGACGCCCAGCTCCGCGAAACGGTCGGCAGCTTCTCGCAGACCGAGGGCCTGGTCGTGAAGGTCGACGAGAAGCACGGTTCCAAGAGCGAGCAGCTCGCCCGCGCGCTGTCCCGCGACACGGGCAAGATCGTGACGGTCACCCTGCACTCGTTCCCGGCGCTGCTGGACTACATCCAGCGCAACCCGACCGAGATCAGCGGCACCAGCTTCGCGATCATCGTGGACGAGGCCCACTCCTCCCAGTCCGGCGACGCCGCCACGGCCGTGCGGGCTGCTCTCCGGGACCTCGGCCTGGACTCCGACTCGGACGACCAGGGCGCGACGGCCGTCACGCTCGACGAGAAGCTGAAAAAGAAGGCCGCGGAGCGCTCGCAGGCCGCCAACCTCTCCTACTTCGCCTTCACCGCAACCCCGAAGGCCAAGACGCTCGAACTCTTCGGCACGGAAGACACCGTGGACGGCAAGGCGGCCTACCGCCCCTTCCACACGTACTCCATGCGGCAGGCCATCGAGGAAGGGTTCATCCTCGACCCGCTGCGGAACTACGTCACGTACAACACGTACTGGAAGCTCGTGAACGAGAACCCGGACGAGCGCGAGGTGGACCCCTCCAAGGCCAACACCCTGCTCGCCCGGTACGCACTCACCCACGAGAGCACCGTCACCCAGCACGCCCAGGTGATCGTCGAGCACTTCCTGACGCACTCCCGCGGTCGGCTCGGCGGGCGGGCCAAGTCCATGGTGGTGACGGCCACGCGGCAGTCCGCCGCGGAGATGGCGCGGGCGATCAAGAGCTACATCAAGGACCGGGAGTACGACACCAAGTACCCGGACCTCGGCGTCCTGGTGGCGTTCTCCGGCTCCCTCACGGTCGGCGACGACACGGACGAGACGACCGAGGCCAAGGAGAACGGCGGCATCCCGGAGAGAGCACTGCCGAAGGCGTTCGCGTACACCCGGGCCGACGACAAGGCGGTCAGCGCGGGCGGGCGGGGGCAGCAGGAGTACAAGATCCTGGTCGTCGCGGAGAAGTACCAGACCGGCTTCGACCAGCCGCTCCTCACCACCATGTACGTCAACAAGACGCTGACCGGCATCTCCGCCGTCCAGACGCTCTCCCGCCTCAACCGCACGGCCGACCGCAAGACGCAGGCGGACCTGGCGGTCCTGGACTTCGTGAACGACGCGCAGGACATCCAGGACGCGTTCCGTCCGTACTTCGAGGAGGCCAACACCCTCCCCTCCGACCCGAACCTGCTCTACACCGCACAGAGCCGGGTCATGTCGGCCCCGATCATCTCCGAGTCGGAGATGGACGAGTTCGCCACCGCGTACTTCGCGGCGAAGGAGAAGGCGGCCGGCTCGCAGGCGAAGTGGGAGAAGCTGCACGCCGAGCTGTACCGGCTTCTCTCCCCCGCCGTCGCCCGCTTCACTCCCCTCCTGGAGAGCGAGGAGGACGACGATGTGGAGACGGCCGAGGACTTCCGCGCGGACCTCAACGACTACGTGCGGAAGTACGGCTTCCTCGCGCAGATCGTCCCCTACCGCGACCCCGAGCTGGAGCGGTTGCACCTCTACGGCCGCTACCTCCTCAACCGTCTCCCCCGCCGCGCGGACGGTGGCGTCGACATAGGGGAGATCGACCTCAGCCACCTGCGGGTGGAGAAGACCGGCGAGCACGACGTGTCGCTCTCACCCGAGGGAGCCGCCGAACTCCCCGGCTTCGGCGACGGCACGGGCGGTGCGGCGGAGGCGGAGAAGTCGCTGCTGTCTGAGCTGATCGACGCGTTCAACGCCAAGTTCGGCACGGAGTTCACCGAGGACGACGTCCGCAAGCCGTTCAAGAAGACGACCGAGGACCCGAAGGTACGGGCCGCGGCCGTCGTCAACGACGAGGCGAACTTCGGCAAGGTCTTCGACCGCGCCTTCGCCGACAACATGGCCGATCACATCGAGTCGACCGCCGGCATAGGGCGCCAGTACTTCGGCCCCGACAAGGACTTCCGGTCCAGCCTGGACCGCAGTGCTCGCCGGGCGGCGTGGCGGATGATCCGCCGCGAGGAGAACGTGGACGAGTAG
- a CDS encoding serine/threonine-protein kinase, whose amino-acid sequence MPQQQPIAGRYELLEPLDNGGMGDVWRGYDTVLDRPVAVKLIRQQSVGGSQQLAEEFAKRFRREARITARIQHPGVPQVYDAVLDDTYERLFLVMELVDGVSLSAYIAPDRLLPVSWAVAVAAQVATVLSYAHEVPVIHRDLKPGNILVARDGTVKVLDFGIAAILRTDVTKLTATGTPIGTYQYMAPEQVRGGRTTPQTDLYALGCVLHELLSGRLLFTADSEYMVMHQHVNGAPTPLRVLRPEVPQELEDLVLHLLLKAPEARPADVQDVYERLRPFLPPPGRTPIPGEAGPAGAPDPTGVFRNPYAPRARAGAGRPAPVTADPAAVPAAPVPVPAQLRAEIEEAYAHSDALLEEERFAQAAEVLGEIIEPAARALGSESRRVLELRTGRAAIQLLGGDYRAALPEFDALADAYARTDGPTGERARACRAQAARCRAKIGQVTDALAALRGLLDVVRNVDSDLSEEAVELRRDIGMLLLAQGQATEAGRILRPLHDDLCLVFGPADEMTQEVGEALALLGLGLGLDDSE is encoded by the coding sequence GTGCCGCAGCAGCAGCCGATCGCAGGTCGGTACGAGCTCCTGGAGCCCCTCGACAACGGCGGCATGGGGGACGTGTGGCGCGGCTACGACACCGTGCTCGACCGGCCCGTCGCCGTGAAGCTGATCCGGCAGCAGTCCGTCGGCGGCTCGCAGCAGCTCGCGGAGGAGTTCGCCAAGCGCTTCCGCCGCGAGGCGCGGATCACCGCGCGCATCCAGCACCCCGGTGTGCCGCAGGTCTACGACGCGGTGCTCGATGACACGTACGAGCGGCTGTTCCTGGTCATGGAGCTGGTGGACGGGGTGTCGCTGTCCGCGTACATCGCCCCGGACCGGCTGCTTCCGGTCAGTTGGGCGGTGGCCGTGGCGGCGCAGGTCGCCACCGTGCTCTCCTACGCGCACGAGGTGCCGGTCATCCACCGCGACCTCAAGCCCGGCAACATCCTGGTCGCCCGCGACGGGACGGTGAAGGTCCTCGACTTCGGGATCGCGGCGATCCTGCGGACCGATGTCACCAAGCTGACCGCGACCGGCACGCCCATCGGCACGTACCAGTACATGGCACCCGAGCAGGTGCGCGGCGGGCGGACCACACCGCAGACCGATCTGTACGCGCTCGGCTGCGTGCTGCATGAACTGCTCAGCGGGCGGCTGCTGTTCACGGCTGACAGTGAGTACATGGTGATGCACCAGCACGTGAACGGCGCTCCCACTCCCCTGCGTGTACTGCGCCCCGAGGTGCCGCAGGAGCTGGAGGATCTCGTCCTGCACCTGCTCCTCAAGGCGCCCGAGGCGCGGCCCGCCGATGTGCAGGACGTGTACGAGCGACTGCGTCCCTTCCTGCCGCCGCCCGGCCGGACGCCCATACCCGGCGAGGCCGGACCGGCGGGGGCGCCGGACCCGACAGGGGTCTTCCGCAACCCGTACGCGCCCCGGGCCCGCGCGGGGGCGGGCCGGCCCGCGCCCGTGACCGCCGATCCGGCTGCCGTACCCGCCGCGCCCGTCCCCGTTCCGGCGCAGTTGCGTGCCGAGATCGAGGAGGCGTACGCGCACTCCGACGCGCTCCTGGAGGAGGAGCGGTTCGCCCAGGCCGCCGAGGTGCTCGGGGAGATCATCGAACCCGCCGCCCGCGCGCTCGGCTCGGAGAGCCGGAGGGTCCTGGAGCTGCGGACCGGACGGGCCGCGATCCAGCTGCTCGGCGGGGACTACCGGGCCGCCCTGCCCGAGTTCGACGCGCTGGCGGACGCCTACGCACGCACCGACGGCCCCACCGGCGAGCGGGCCCGCGCCTGCCGCGCCCAGGCCGCACGCTGCCGTGCCAAGATCGGCCAGGTCACCGACGCGCTCGCCGCGCTGCGTGGCCTCCTCGACGTCGTACGCAATGTCGACAGCGATCTCAGCGAGGAGGCCGTCGAACTGCGCCGCGACATCGGCATGCTGCTGCTCGCCCAAGGACAGGCGACCGAGGCCGGCCGGATACTCCGGCCGTTGCACGACGACCTGTGTCTCGTCTTCGGACCCGCCGACGAAATGACCCAGGAGGTCGGCGAGGCACTGGCATTGTTGGGCCTCGGCCTCGGCCTCGACGATTCCGAGTAG
- a CDS encoding helix-turn-helix domain-containing protein, which yields MTVVRGDAEPGTGAETGERPEGEPGSGVMMAFGRQLKLLRLRAGLDRTEFGKLVGYAAQSIASFEQGRRIPQPAFIDKADPVLDAGGLLLALKDELARAQYPPFFRDAARLEAQALELFLYAVSAVPGLLQTEEYTRALLAMRRPLLDEDTIELRVSARIARQEILTRWPAPLVSFVVEEAVLRRPFGGRPVLRGVLERILQVGQHRSVEVQVMPTDREDNAGLDGPFTLLTRKSGDQIAYLEVQGRSILLTDKDEVRSVAARYGIIRSQALTPRESLGFIEKLLGEL from the coding sequence ATGACGGTGGTACGGGGCGACGCGGAGCCGGGCACGGGCGCGGAGACCGGGGAACGGCCGGAGGGCGAGCCGGGGTCCGGAGTGATGATGGCGTTCGGACGGCAGCTGAAGCTGTTACGGCTCCGAGCGGGCCTGGACCGGACCGAGTTCGGCAAGCTGGTGGGCTACGCGGCGCAGTCGATCGCGTCGTTCGAGCAGGGGCGGCGGATCCCGCAGCCGGCGTTCATCGACAAGGCGGACCCGGTGCTGGACGCCGGGGGCTTGTTGCTGGCGTTGAAGGATGAGCTTGCGCGGGCGCAGTACCCGCCGTTCTTCCGGGACGCGGCACGGTTGGAGGCCCAAGCGCTGGAGCTCTTTCTGTACGCGGTAAGTGCCGTGCCCGGACTGCTCCAGACTGAGGAGTACACCCGTGCCCTGCTGGCGATGCGGCGGCCCCTTCTGGACGAGGACACGATCGAGCTGCGCGTGTCAGCTCGCATCGCGCGTCAGGAGATTCTCACTCGGTGGCCGGCCCCCTTGGTGAGCTTCGTGGTCGAGGAGGCCGTTCTGCGCCGGCCGTTCGGTGGTAGGCCAGTGCTTCGTGGCGTCCTTGAGCGGATTCTGCAGGTTGGTCAGCACCGCAGTGTCGAGGTTCAGGTCATGCCGACCGACCGGGAGGACAATGCCGGACTGGATGGACCGTTCACCTTGCTTACTCGCAAGAGTGGTGACCAAATTGCGTATCTGGAGGTGCAGGGGCGCAGCATCCTGCTGACCGACAAGGATGAGGTGCGCTCCGTCGCGGCGCGTTATGGGATCATCCGGTCGCAGGCTCTCACTCCGCGGGAGTCGCTGGGATTCATCGAGAAGTTGCTGGGAGAACTATGA
- a CDS encoding DUF397 domain-containing protein translates to MNTTGSPATRELAWFKSSYSGAEGGECVEVAAAATHVHIRDSKQLSGPMLTVGPEAWAGFVGLVTG, encoded by the coding sequence ATGAACACCACCGGTAGCCCTGCCACGCGGGAGCTGGCTTGGTTCAAGAGCAGCTACAGCGGGGCCGAAGGCGGCGAGTGCGTCGAGGTAGCCGCCGCAGCCACCCACGTACACATCCGCGACTCGAAGCAGCTCAGCGGCCCTATGCTGACCGTTGGTCCAGAAGCGTGGGCCGGGTTCGTCGGCCTCGTCACCGGCTGA
- a CDS encoding restriction endonuclease subunit S, whose product MNTTARPFPHDGAPLRRFVTSITDGPFGSSLTSSHYSDSGARVIRLGNIGTASFRNADAAYIPLDYFESLRRHEVKAGDLLIAGLGDLNNPVGRACLAPNTASPAIVKADCFRVRLDESRLLHRYAAWALNSAPVTQRVSSLARGSTRSRINLEAARDIRIPVPSIEEQFRIADFLDTETRKLDNIVNKKRRLLHVLNERIDSRVLGHVGRSRLTLPETGDPTLPIRRLLTKVIRPPVANEGVITAFRDGQVTERSLRRSEGYTLSATTEPQGQHVQVDDVVVHGLDGFAGAIGVSEASGNCSPVYHICVPACGGDGRFLARLLRLLALQGYLGNFATSTRERAVDFRNWDLFGRINVPVVPAAEQVEIGAWIMQLQPLCTAIESSERLASERRQALITAAVTGQFDVSTASGRNVTDGVPAS is encoded by the coding sequence GTGAACACCACCGCACGGCCCTTCCCTCATGACGGCGCTCCACTCAGGCGCTTCGTGACCAGCATCACTGATGGACCATTCGGCAGCTCACTAACCAGCAGCCACTATTCCGATAGCGGCGCAAGAGTGATTCGGTTGGGCAACATCGGAACGGCCAGCTTTCGGAACGCTGACGCTGCATACATTCCGCTCGACTACTTCGAATCCCTACGACGACACGAAGTGAAGGCAGGAGACCTCCTCATTGCAGGGCTCGGAGATCTCAATAACCCTGTTGGCCGCGCCTGCCTGGCACCTAACACTGCGAGTCCCGCAATCGTCAAAGCGGACTGCTTTCGCGTCCGCCTGGACGAATCACGACTCTTGCATCGTTACGCGGCATGGGCTCTAAATTCCGCTCCAGTGACTCAGCGAGTGTCATCACTAGCACGGGGCTCCACCAGGTCAAGGATCAACCTGGAAGCAGCACGGGATATCCGAATCCCAGTACCCTCGATCGAGGAACAATTCCGCATCGCAGACTTCCTGGACACCGAAACGAGGAAGCTCGATAATATCGTCAATAAAAAGCGTCGCCTGCTGCACGTCCTGAATGAACGCATCGATAGCAGAGTGCTTGGGCACGTTGGCAGAAGCCGCCTGACGCTGCCGGAGACGGGCGATCCCACGCTTCCGATTCGCCGTCTGCTAACCAAGGTAATTAGACCACCCGTCGCAAACGAGGGTGTTATCACCGCCTTCCGTGATGGGCAAGTAACCGAGCGAAGTCTCCGCCGCTCAGAGGGCTATACCTTGTCAGCCACTACTGAGCCTCAGGGGCAGCACGTCCAAGTTGACGATGTTGTCGTGCATGGCCTCGATGGATTCGCGGGCGCCATCGGCGTGTCCGAGGCCAGTGGAAATTGCAGCCCTGTCTACCACATCTGCGTCCCTGCCTGCGGGGGCGATGGTCGCTTCCTCGCGAGACTTCTCCGACTCCTGGCGTTGCAGGGCTACCTTGGCAATTTCGCCACCAGCACTCGGGAACGAGCCGTAGACTTTCGAAACTGGGATCTTTTTGGGCGAATCAACGTCCCCGTAGTTCCTGCCGCCGAACAAGTCGAAATCGGGGCATGGATCATGCAGTTGCAACCCCTCTGCACTGCAATCGAAAGCTCGGAGAGACTCGCCTCCGAACGCCGCCAAGCCCTCATCACCGCCGCCGTAACCGGCCAGTTCGACGTCTCCACCGCCAGCGGCCGCAACGTAACGGACGGAGTCCCGGCATCGTGA